Proteins co-encoded in one Salarias fasciatus chromosome 4, fSalaFa1.1, whole genome shotgun sequence genomic window:
- the tlcd4b gene encoding TLC domain-containing protein 4-B: METRELTVVAGSFVGFQLLFSVASPRLSSAITPGYGQLPPTKLTEWNSRLVSTVHALIVGLFCLYILWFDDAVNANPVWGDPSLVKLNVAITCGYLLYDLVLLALNWSTMGDSFFVCHHLAALYAYGYVLTRGVLPYFANFRLISELSTPFVNQRWFFEALKFPRSHRLVVLNGVAMAAVFFLVRIAVMPSYWASVFATFGTADFERLGPGAQVAWITSCVALDILNTIWMYKITRGCYKVITGRGGARKADGKHHANNHTD, translated from the exons ATGGAGACGAGAGAGTTGACGGTGGTAGCTGGCAGCTTCGTGGGTTTCCAGCTCCTCTTCTCGGTGGCCAGCCCGCGGCTCTCCTCCGCCATCACGCCCGGTTATGGACAGCTGCCTCCCACCAAGCTCACAGAGTGGAACTCCAG GTTGGTGTCGACTGTGCACGCTTTGATCGTGGGCTTGTTCTGTTTGTACATCCTGTGGTTTGATGACGCGGTCAACGCCAACCCCGTCTG ggGTGACCCCAGCCTCGTCAAGCTAAATGTAGCCATAACCTGTGGCTACCTCCTTTATG acCTCGTGCTGCTGGCGTTGAACTGGAGCACAATGGGGGACAGCTTTTTCGTCTGCCACCACTTGGCGGCGCTCTACGCCTACGGATACGTGTTG ACGCGGGGCGTTCTTCCCTATTTCGCCAATTTTCGCCTCATTTCAGAGTTGTCCACGCCGTTCGTGAACCAGAG gtggttCTTCGAGGCGTTGAAGTTCCCCCGCTCGCACCGCCTGGTGGTGCTGAACGGCGTCGCCATGGCGGCGGTCTTCTTCCTGGTGCGCATCGCCGTCATGCCGTCGTACTGGGCCAGCGTGTTCGCCACGTTCGGCACGGCGGACTTCGAGCGGCTGGGCCCCGGCGCCCAGGTGGCGTGGATCACGTCCTGCGTGGCGCTGGACATCCTGAACACCATCTGGATGTACAAGATCACCCGCGGCTGCTACAAGGTCATCACGGGGAGGGGCGGCGCGCGCAAGGCGGACGGCAAGCACCACGCCAACAACCACACGGACTGA